In Gemmatimonadota bacterium, a single genomic region encodes these proteins:
- a CDS encoding peptidoglycan DD-metalloendopeptidase family protein — MLDQPRTGLLRWIRKRYTVMVLDGPEGGIRHFNLPAAVIPMVLVLLIAGLGGGTAAFLGWTSGAVEESHLIQLESENSRLTARLMDVQETVRSFEVRMEEAADIEREFRNLANLDQIPDDVRRLGVGGPLALSGSRDLNSGEPGLVMARETLHRLADLERRATFRSANFREMVGALRTREDELSSTPSISPVRRGWFSSRYGMREDPFTGRRSMHRGVDLSAWTGTPVYATADGRVSRASRHSTLGLLVEINHGNGIKTRYGHNSKLLVKVGQRVRRGDIIAEVGSTGRSTSPHCHYEIQVNGRHTNPRRYILDGGPRVG, encoded by the coding sequence TTGCTCGACCAACCCAGGACCGGCCTCCTGCGCTGGATTCGCAAGCGCTACACCGTCATGGTTCTCGACGGCCCGGAGGGCGGCATCCGCCACTTCAACCTCCCGGCCGCCGTCATCCCCATGGTCCTCGTGCTTCTCATCGCGGGTCTGGGCGGCGGGACCGCCGCGTTTCTCGGCTGGACGAGCGGCGCCGTGGAGGAGAGCCACCTCATCCAACTGGAGTCGGAAAACAGCCGTCTCACCGCCCGGCTGATGGATGTTCAGGAGACGGTCCGCAGCTTCGAGGTCCGCATGGAAGAGGCCGCGGATATCGAGCGGGAGTTCCGCAATCTCGCCAACCTCGATCAGATCCCGGATGATGTCCGCCGCCTCGGCGTTGGGGGCCCTCTGGCCCTGTCCGGGTCGCGTGACCTGAACTCCGGCGAACCGGGCCTCGTCATGGCTCGCGAGACGCTCCACCGCCTCGCCGACCTGGAGCGCCGCGCCACATTCCGCTCCGCCAACTTCCGGGAGATGGTCGGCGCACTCCGCACTCGCGAAGACGAACTCTCCAGCACGCCCTCCATTTCGCCGGTGCGCCGGGGGTGGTTCTCCAGCCGCTACGGAATGCGCGAAGATCCCTTCACCGGCCGGCGCAGCATGCACCGGGGTGTGGACCTGAGCGCGTGGACCGGTACGCCGGTGTACGCCACGGCGGATGGCCGCGTGTCGCGTGCCAGTCGCCACTCGACACTGGGGCTTCTGGTGGAGATCAACCACGGGAACGGCATCAAGACGCGCTACGGGCACAACAGCAAGCTTCTCGTCAAGGTCGGCCAGCGTGTTCGCCGTGGGGACATCATCGCGGAAGTGGGCAGCACAGGCCGCTCGACCTCGCCGCATTGCCACTATGAAATCCAGGTGAACGGACGGCACACCAACCCGCGCCGATACATTCTCGACGGGGGCCCACGCGTCGGCTGA